Below is a genomic region from Maledivibacter sp..
CCCGGTCCCAACTATTGGATTTGGATGGGAATATAGTGATATTAAATGAATGGAGGAGAATTTATGATAAAAAATGTGAAGATTTTCAGCGTACTTTTGATAGTGTTTCTGATACTTTCTGGATGTACTAGAAATGAGGCTAAACCTGAAAATTCAGTAAAAGAACAGCAATCAGGTGGTGAAGTTAGTCAAGAGAAAACGGTACCAAACAATAATACCATTACAGATGAAGGTTATGGAACTTTAAACTTAAGTATAGCTGACAATATTGCAACCTTAAGTCCTCAAAGATATCTGAATTCACTTGTTGAAGGAACAATCGTTAAACGTGTTGGTACAAGATTATATAGTTACGTACCAAATGAGAAAAGAGATGGAGTCGTTGTGGCTCCGCAGCTGGCTGACGGAGAACCTGTCAGTATGAATGAAGAAAACACTATTTGGCATATCAAGGTTAAAGATGGTATGGAATGGTGGAATGGGGATACACTTGATGCTGAAGATGTTGAATATTCATTTAAGATGCTAATTGATCCCAAATTACTTAATCCTAAGGCAAGCAATTTAACTGGAGGAGCTGTAAAAATTAAAAACCTACAGCAATATTATATGCAATTGAGTGAAGGTGGAACTAAAACTGATTTTTCAGAAGTTGGGTTTAAAGCTATTGACAACAATACTATTGAAGTTATAACAGAAAAAGGACAGTTGCCATTTGAAGTCATGATAGCCTTAGCGGATACAGGTACAACATTGGTATATGACAAAATATTCAAAGAAACCCTTAATGAAGATGGTACTGAATCACTTTATGGAACAGATGTAGATAAAATGGGATACTCAGGTCCGTATGTATTAACAGAGTGGGTTAAAGGTTCAAAGCTGGTCTTCGAAAAAAATCCTAAGTATACTTTAAAGGATGATATTAGTCTTTCGAAAATTGTGACTAAGGTTGTACCTAATGTGGCAACACAAATTCAGTTATTTGAGAAAGGCGAATTAGACTTTGTAGCATTGTCTGATGCAGATGCCAAAAACTATGAACAGGATCCAAGGGTAATTAGTGGTAACAATAAGAGAATTACAAGCTTTACATTTAATACTGCTAATCCAGATAAGCCAATTTTGGCAAATTTAAACTTTAAAAATGCAATGTTTTATGCATTAGATAGAGAATCAATTGCTCAATTAATTGATGGAATGCCAACACCTTTCTATATATCAACTGAAAGATTTTCAGATATAGGTAAAGGTATAAAGTATAGAGAAACAGAATATGCAAAGGCTCTGGTACCGGAAAAAAATGGTTACAATCCAGAATTAGCTAAATCTTTTTTTGATAAAGCGATGGAAGAAGAGGAGCTAGAAGATGTTGAACTAACAATTTTGTATGGAGATACGGGTCATTATAAGTTAATTGCTGAGTATGTACAAAAGAGTATTCCAGAAGTATTTGGTGAGAACAGAATAAAGATAAATTTACAAGCAATGCCAAATACCCAGTTGCTATCCCATAGAAAAACATGGAGAGATAATCCTACTTGTTATGAAATAACATTTAGTAACTGGGGAGGAAGTACAACGCTTGTTTGGAATGGACTAAAGTATCATACAAGTATGTATAAAAAAAGAAATGAACCTTGGACAAACGATGAGTTTGATAGACTATGGAAAGAAGCAAATTATGGTGAAAGTAGATTAGAAGAAGGGAAGCAGGCTGAGTACACAGCTATGATGGAAAGTATCATGTTTGATGAGAAACCTCTTGTACCAATTGTTCAGCCTGTTGATAGATTCCTGTTAAATAGTAATATTGCTCCTGGTATCACTAAACCATCACCAATAGCTGGTTTGTGTCTTGAATATGCAAGCATAAAAAAATGATAGTTAGGATGCTTGTCGATTTAAGGGCAGGCATCTTTTACTAAACGTGAGGAGAAGCCTATGACAAAATATATTTTTCAAAGAATTATTGCACTTGTTTTGACATTATTCATCATAATATCTATTGCTTTTCTAGTTGTTAGATTGATGCCTGGCAGTGTTTATGGTGAAGATGCTGAAGTGTCTCCAGCTGTGCTGGAAGCTTTAAATCATAAGTATCATTTCGATGAACCATTAGTTGTTCAATACGGATATTTTTTAAAAAATTTGGCTGTATGGGATTGGGGAACATCCTTAGCATTACAACCAGGTGTACCAGTTTATGACATTGTTAAAGAAAGAATTCCTGTTACGTTAAGAATTAATATGGTTGCGCTATTGATTGCTATTCCTATTGGCATTGTATTCGGTACACTGGCAGCAATAAAGAAAAATACCGTTGTTGATTATATCATATCATTAATGATTGTCATATTTATTTCAGTGCCTTCTTTTGTATCAGCATCAATTCTACAATATTTTGTTGCCTATAAACTTGATTTATTACCTGTAATTTATTCAACAGATGTAGTAGGTGTTTTAGGTAATTTAAAATGTGTAATGCTTCCTATGATTGCATTGGCATTGAGTCCAATCGCAAGAGTTGCAAGATATTTACGTGCTGAATTAGGTGAAATAATGAACAGTGATTATTTGCTACTGGCTAGAACAAAAGGATTAACCTATAGACAATCTATTGTTAGACATGGTATGAGGAATTCTTTTATTCCATTAGTGAACATTATTATGCCAATGTTTACAACTATGATTGGGGGATCGTTGGTTATTGAAAACATTTTTGCTATTCCAGGAATGGGTGGTTTGATGATTGACTCCATTAATTCCAGTGATCACTATGTAACAGTTGCTGTATTAGTATTTTATTCTTTTATGTTTTTAATTACAATGCTTATTACAGATATATCATACAGTTTGATTGATCCAAGAATTAAAGTAGGAGGTGGAAAGCGGTGAAAATATTTTCCGAAGAAAAGTACACTGGACTTTCCCCAGAATCATTTCAAGTGGTTAATATAGATAAAGAAATTGTTGATACTAAGTTCAATACCAAACCCATTAGTTTTTTTGAAGATGTTATAAGGCGATTTGCCAAAAACAAATTGTCAGTTGTGGCGTTTGTACTAATCTGTATAATTGTTGTATTTGCAATTATTGGACCATCCCTTAACCCTTATACCTTTGATGAACAGAATTTAGAGTTAATTAATTTACCAGCTAAAATATCTTTTATAAGTGGTTGGAACATTTTTAACGGATCTAGAGTAGTTATTAATAGACGTGCAGACCTATTGGATGATCCAAATTATTATAATGAAGGTAGTGTCTTGGAGGTTATGAATAAACGGCTGGTTAATGATGTTGAAATGGTTGATGTACTAGTCGATTACTACATATATGAAGGAATAGAAGAGGATGATCATTGGTTTGGTACGGATTATCTAGGTCGAGATTCTTGGACTAGATTATGGAGAGGGGTAAGAGTGTCATTACTTATCGCAATAGTATCTGTGATGGCAAATGTTTTTATTGGTATAGTCTATGGGGCGATTGCAGGTTACTATGGCGGAAAAGTAGACATGATAATGATGAGAATATCAGAGATCATCAAATCGTTTCCAAGAATAGTTATTATAACCATGTTTATTCTAGTATTTGGGACAGGACTGTTTTCAATTGTTGGAGCATTAGTAGTAAAGGGCTGGGTTAATACTGCAAGAATGGTCAGATCTCAATTCTATAGATTTAAAAACAGCGAATATGTTTTAGCAGCAAAAACTCTAGGTGTTCAAGATTTTTGTATTATGTTTAGACATATATTACCTAATTCAATTGGACCTGTAATAACTTATTCGATGATTGCAATACCAAGTGCAATATTTGCTGAATCATTTTTAGCATATATCGGTTTAGGTTTGCAAGCACCAGAGCCGTCAATTGGTGTTTTATTGGCACAAGGACAAAAAGTACTATTACAATATCCTGAGCAAACATTGTTTCCAGCACTTTTGATTTCTGTTTTGATGATCTCATTCAATATGTTTGCTAATGGGTTAAGAGATGCATTTGACCCAACACAGAGGGGAGAGTAAACATGGATAAAGAAAAAATACTGAGTGTAGATAATCTATCGGTTTCTTTTAAAACACAGCAGGGTAGAGTGAAAGCAGTAAGAAATATCAGTTTCGATTTATACAAGGGCGAAACTTTGGCGATTGTTGGAGAATCAGGATCGGGTAAATCGGTTACAACAAAATCAATTTTAGGACTGTTAAGTAAGAATGCATCTATAGACAGTGGAAAGATTTTGTATAATGGTGAAAATTTCGTAAACTTTGTGGAAAAAGATTTTTACAAAATACGAGGTAAGGAAATATCCTTGATTTTTCAAGATCCATTTTCAGCATTAAACCCAATTGTAAAAGTAGGAAAACAAATATCTGAAGCGTTAATACTGAGTAGAGGCATGAACAAGAAAGAAGCAAAAAAGAAAGCAATAGAACTGATGGAGATCGTAGGAATTAGAAATGCTAAACAACGATACAACGGTTATCCTTTTGAGTACTCAGGAGGAATGCGACAGCGTGTGGTAATAGCAATAGCTTTGGCATCAGATCCTCAGATTTTGATTTGTGATGAACCTACAACAGCACTTGATGTAACTATTCAATCTAAAATATTGAATCAGATTGAAAAGATAAAAAATGAAAGAGATTTATCGGTAATCTTTATCACCCATGATTTATCAGTTGTTGCAAATATTGCGGATAGAATATGTGTGATGTATGCAGGAAAAATAGTTGAATTTGGAACAACAGAAGAAATCTTTACAGACCCGGCACATCCATATACTTGGGCTCTTTTATCATCAATGCCGGATTTGGAAACAAAAGAGAGATTATTTGCAATTCCAGGTACACCACCGAATATGATCTATCCACCAAAGGGAGACGCTTTTGCTGCCAGAAATAAATATGCTATAAAATTGGATTTTGAAAAGGAACCACCATTCTTTAAGTTATCAGAGACTCATTATGCAGCTACATGGTTGCAACATCCTAAAGCTCCAAAAGTAAAACGGCCAGAAATTCTTGAAGAAAGAATAAAGAGAATCGTGAGAGAAGGTGGAGATATTGGATCAACAAAACAATGTACTAGAAGTCAATAATTTAACTGTAAAATTCAAAACTGGTAAAAAAGGATTTATGACCGCTGTTGATGGAGTATCATTTAACATTAAGAAAAATGAAATTTTTGGACTTGTTGGAGAAAGCGGTTGTGGAAAAACAACAACAGGCAGGTCAATAATAAGATTATATGATCCTGTAGAAGGGGAGATTAAATTTAAGGGTCGTGTAATCTCTGGAAAGCTGGACAGAAAGAAAAAAAAATATATAACAGATAATATAGCAATGATATTTCAAGATCCAATTTCTTCTTTAAATCCACGGATGACGGTTAGGGAAATTATTGCAGAAGGTTTAAAAATAAGAGGTGTAAAACAAAAATCTAAATTGGATGAAAAAATCTTAAGTATATTGAGTAAAGTTGGACTCGTTGAAGAACATGCATCGAGATATCCCCATGAGTTTTCAGGTGGTCAAAGGCAAAGGATTGGAATAGCGAGAGCTTTAGTCGTGAATCCTTCCTTAATAATTGCCGATGAGCCTATTTCAGCACTGGATGTGTCTATTCAAGCTCAGATCATAAACTTACTTTATGATCTAAAGGATGAGCTTGATATATCCATTTTATTTGTTGCCCACGATTTGTCGGTTGTAAAATACTTTTCAGATAGGATTGGGGTTATGTACGCTGGTAAACTTGTTGAAGTTGCAGAGGCAGATGATCTATATAGGAATCCATTACATCCTTATACTAAAGCATTATTATCTGCTATACCAAAACCAACTCCTTATAAGAATATTAAAGATAAAACAATTGTATTCAATTCAAAAAAATATGATTTCAGTTTAAATAGGCAGATGAGAGCAGTAGCCGATGATCATTACGTTTTATGCAGTGAAGATGAGTATCAATCTTATATTGAAGATTATAGTTAATAATCAGAAGATAGGAAACTATGAAGAAAAGAGAGGGTATTATGAAGAAAGCAACTAAGATTAGGTCCAAATCAAATCTAACTAATTTAATAGAAAGTGATATGATTATTGTTTCAGGTAAATACAAGTATAAGTTTTCTTGGAATTGGGCAAAACTTCCAGAAGACATGAAACTAACTTTAATAAGTGGAGTAACATGTGATAAAGAAGGGAATGTATATGCTTTAAATCGTTCGGAGGATTACCCGATTGTGGTTTTTGATAAAGATGGCAATCTGATAAAGCGAATATCTATAAAGGAGCCAGTTAAACGTGTTCATGGTGCATATATGACTTCCGATGAAAAGATTTGGTTCGCCGATGATGGTGGTCATGTTGTAAGAAAAATCGATAAAGAGGGTAATGTAATCATGACAATTGGTGAATTTGGAAAGCCATCGGATACAGGTTGCAATAATGCATTACCATCTCCTGAACTTGCTAAAAGCATTAAATACAGGGGGCTTCCATTTAATAGACCAACTAAAGCCTTTGAGACAGATAATGGTAATATTTATGTTTCAGATGGATATGCGAATGTTGCGATTCACAAGTTTGGTAAAGACGGAAATTTAATAAAGTCCTGGGGTGCTGTTGGGAATGGAGATAATGAATTTAGAAGGCCGCATGGTATATGGGTAGATAAATTTGAACGTGTTTGGGTAGCTGACCGAGAAAATGATACTGTTAAGATTTTTAATTCCGAGGGCGAATTTATCCATAGAATTGATGACTTGTTGTTTCCTACCGATTTCTGGTCAGATGGGAATCTAATGTATGTTGGTGAATTAGATGGTAGGTTGTCGATTTTTGATTTAGAGTTTAAGCTAGTAGCACAACTGGGCTTTGCAGGCTCACCTTTATGTGTTCACGCACTTTATGGTATGCCAAACGGTGATTTGTTTGCATGTGTGTTTAGGGGGGAATATTACTTAGTTAAATTAGAAAGGATTTGGGATTAATATGAAAAGAAATCTCAAAATTATTAGAACCGCAATAACGAAAGATATTGTTACATTTAACCCACAACGCTACGATTCTATAACTAATGCAGAAATGATTCGTTTATGTTCTGGTCGCTTGTATTCAACGATACCAAATGAAGATTTTTCGTCCTATGTATTGAAAGGTGAAATTGCAGATGGTGAGCCAATACAAGTTGATCAGTTGGGGAAAGTGTGGCGCATAGTTATCAATAGGAATGCAAAATGGGATGATGGTACTCCAATAACATCTGAAGATATAATTCATACCTTTAAGAGTATGTTTGATCCAATACTTCAAAATCCTAAATCCAGTAACTTAATTAGTAGTCATATTACAATCTTGAATGCAAAGGAGTATTTTAATCAGAGGAATAAACAAGAAATTGTTAAGTGGGATGATGTTGGTGTTAAAAAAATAGATGAGTTTACCGTTGAACTAGAGACTGTTGAATCCCATGACTCAATTGAAGTGATGATGCATTTTGTAAATGCAGCATCTTCAATTGTAAGAAAAGAAACTCATTCATTATACACAAATAATGGTAATACAGATTATGGAAATGATGTTTTGAAATTTAGTTCATCAGGTCCATATATTTTGAGAGAATGGGTAAAGGGAAAGAAAATTAGATTTATTAAGAATCCATATTATATATACGAGGAACATATTAAACTTGATGAGTTCCATGTAATTATAGAACCAGATGAAAAGAAATGCATTGAATATTACAATTATGATCTGATTGATTATATTGAAATTTCAAAATCAAACTTATGCATGATTGATGAGGACGAACAGGTAATTGTTGCTCCTCATAAAATAATTAATGGAATATCTATAAATACCTCTAATCCTAACCAAGCAATACTAAAAAATAAAAAGTTTAGAAATGCATTATACTATGGGATTAACAGGCTTGAATTGGCAAATATATTAGGTGAAGTACCTGCTAATTATTATTTATCAACAGCCCGTATTATCGACAGAAAAAATGGTAAAAGCTATAGAAGTACCAAGAAGGCTCAGGAATTAGTAGAGGAAAACCATAGTTACAATAAAGTATTCGCAATACAGCAATTTGAAGAGGCATTAAGAGAAACCTCAGTTAATAAAGTGAGTATAACGTTACTTTGTCCTAATGAAGCTAACAGTAAAGTTATTGCTGACTATTTAAAAGCATCATTTGAAGAGATTTTTTCAGGTAGATTAGCTTTAAAAATTGAAATTGTCGACTTTCTAGACATGCGAAAAAAAATGAAAATGTGGGAAGAAGATTCTGGGTCTTATGAATTAGGTTTTTGTGGATGGGGTGGCAGTACATTGGCACCATGGAATGCTTTAAAGTATTTCACAAGCAATTATCCGCAAAAAAATGAGCCTTTTTCTAATGCTGACTTTGACGAATTATTTTATAGAGCCAGTTATGGAGATCAAAGGTTTGAATCAAATGAAAGGCTTGATATTACCTGTGCTATGGAGAAAATATTAATGGATGAGAAGCCATATATACCAGTTACAGAGAAAACGGTGTATTATATAAAAAAACAGTATGTGAAATTGTCTTTTGATCACTATATTCCTGTGATTGGATTCGGTTTTAAGTATTGCGATATAGAAGACTAATAGGAGTGTAAAATATGTATGATATTGCGATTATAAATGGTTCTATCATTGATGGAACTGGAAGTACGATACAAAAAAGAAATTTGTATATAAAGAATGATATAATAGAGATAATTAGTTCTGAAATATATAAAGCAAAATATGTCATTGATGCATCGGGGTTAGCCGTATCCCCGGGATTCATCGATATACATACACATTCAGATATATCGGCGCTATTTGACAATACTATGGAAAGTAAGATTCTTCAAGGCGTCACTTTGGAACTGGCTGGAAACTGTGGCAATTCCTCTGCGCCTGCTGTAGGAGAATTGGAAGCACATAATTATAAACAAGGGTATAACTTGCATAGTATTACGGAAGTACCTGACAATGAAAGTATTGGGAAGTTAGGTAGTCAAATGGAGCGTGTCGGTATAACAAATAACTATGCCTCATTAGTTGGTCATAGTACTCTTCGCAAGGCTATTGTCGGAGAAGCTTTTAGAGATTCAACAGATGAAGAAATCGAGGCAATGTGTAGTCTTCTTGAAAAGCAAATAATTGAAGGGGCGTTTGGCATATCATTTGGATTAATCTATGCTCCTTCTTCATTTGCTAAAAAGGAAGAATTGATAGCACTGGCTAAAATTGTGAGTAAATATCAAGGAATTGTTGCATTTCATATGAGGAATGAAGGTGCAGGAATATTTGAAGCTTTGGATGAGTGTATTGAGATTGCACAATTATCAGGAGCTCAAATACAAATTTCACATCTCAAGCTTAGCCATAAATCCGTACACCTTATGGCGGGAAAGGTGTTGGATAAAATAGAGAGAGCACGATCAAGGGGTGTAAAAATTTATTGTGATCAGTACCCTTATAGAGCGTCTAGTACATCATTGAAAGTTTTGCTTCCCCCATGGGCTCTAGATGGTGGTGTTGAGCAAGCACTTAATAGACTAATAAATGAGAAAGGCGAAATTACCAAGGAACTAGATGCAAAAATCCTCCAAAGGGGTGGCGCAAGTAATATTTTCATCAATAATACATTCGGACGGTGTCCTGAATATGAAGAGAAATACTTAAATGAAATATTAGAGGAGAGAGGCTGGAGTGAAGTTGAATGTATAAAAAATATACTCATTGATTGTAAATTGAGAGTAAGTGCCATTTATTTCACGATGGATGATGAAGATGTCTATAGGTTTTTAAAGCAAGAAGATATTGCTGTAAGCAGTGATGGAAGAAGCTTTACACTGAACACTGACAAGTTAAAAGGCAATCCTCATCCAAGAAACTTTGGAGCATTTCCTAGAGCTTTAAAATTGATGAGAGACCGCAAGCTATTACCTCTGGAATTAGCAATTCATAAGATGACATCTCTACCTGCATCAATATTAGGAATTAGTGATCGAGGAATTATACAAGAGGGAAAGATTGCTGATTTAGTAATCTTTAACCCAGAGACTATAGAAGATACCGCATCATTTAAACAAGCAGCTTCAAAACCAAAGGGTATCGTTTATGTCATTGTAAACGGTCAAATTGTAGTTAAGGAAGGCAATGTAGTAAAAAGTGGAACGGGAAGGTTTATAAAGAAATCTTTAGGAGGATACAATGGATAGTTATAATGTAGTTAATAAATGGATTGATCAGAATTCGACTCCTTTATTAGATTTAAGCGATAAAATATGGTCTTTTTCAGAAATGAAGTTTGAAGAGTATAAATCTGCAGATGCGACTAAAAAAATAATGAAAGAAAATGGATTTGAAATTCATGAAAACGTAGCTGGACTAGAAACAGCATTTATTTGTTCGTATGGTTCAGGAAGTCCAGTCATTGGTTTTTTGGGAGAATATGATGCATTGGATGGACTGTCGCAGCAAGCTGATGTTTTTCATAGATCAAATGAAGGCAGTGACTTGTCAGGTCATGGTTGCGGACACAATTTACTGGGGGCTTCATGTGCTTTAGCTGTAATAGCAATTAAGGAATATATGATTAATAATAGGTTGGAAGGAACAATTAAATTATTTGGTTGTCCTGGAGAAGAAGGTGGGTCAGGTAAGACTTTCATGGCTAGAGAAGGTATTTTCGATGATCTAGATGCAGCAATAACATGGCATCCTAAAAATCAAAATTCTGTAACCAATTCTTCATCTTTAGCCAATATACAATCAAAGTTTAGGTTTAAAGGAAAAAGTGCGCATGCCGGTGGAGCACCACATTTAGGACGGAGTGCTTTGGATGCAGTAGAGCTAATGCATGTAGGGGTAAACTATTTAAGAGAGCATGTAATTCAGGATGCAAGATTACACTATGCAATCACAAATACCGGTGGTGTATCTCCAAATGTGGTCCAAGCAGATGCTGAAACCGTTCATTATGTTAGGGCTCCTGAAATGTCAGCGGTAAATAGTATTTACGAAAGAGTTTGCAACATTGCTCGAGGGGCAGCCTTAATGACGGATACTTCAGTTGAAATAGAAATTATAAAGGCTACCTCAAATACAATCATAAATTCAACTTTAAACAGAGTAATGGATCAAGTATATTCTGAACTAGGTGAAATTAGTTATAACGCTGATGATTATGAATACGCCAATAAGTATATGGAGACATTATCAGAAGAAGATATAAAGCACGTAATAAATGTCGTGAAAAGGAATATGACCACTGAGAATTTTATGCAAAACAAAGAGACGTTAATGAATAGTTCTCTCTTGCCATTCCATGTAACATTGAAAGAAAGGGAAGTTGTAAGGAAAGGATCGACAGATGTTGCAGATGTGTCTTGGATTGTACCCACAGTTCAGGCAGGTGTTGTTTGCTATGCAAAAGGGACACCTGGTCACAGCTGGCAAAAGGTTGCGCAAGGCAAATCATCAATTGCTAAAAAGGGATTAATCTACTCTTCTAAAGTGATGGCCTTAACAGCACTTAAACTATTGGATAACCCACTGATATTAGAAGCGGCGAAAAGAGAATTGCAAAATAGAGTTGGACCTACAGGGTATATATGCCCAATACCTGAGAATGTGTTTCCCAGCAAAATTTAAATTTGATTATGAAGTGAGAGATTGCTTATGAAACTAGGAATTGTAAAACATAATAAAAGTGTAACCGCACATCAAGTGGCTATGATTATCGATCGTGATTTTACTGAGATTGAGTATGTATTTTTAGAATATGATAATTTAGACAGAATTGATGATTTAATCAAAGCAAATTATTCAAGATTAGATGCACTTCTTTTTCTTGGGAAATTAAGCTATGATGTTGCAAGTAAATCAATGGTAAAAAGTATTTTAATGGAACATTTGTCCTATTCAAAGTATTCAATAATTAATAGTTTTATGCACGCTCACTTGGTCTATGGTTATGATTTGAATAAGATAAGTTGTGCAACTACAAATACTAAAAAAATATTACAAATACAGGAAGATTTAGAAATTAATGATAAACTGCCAGAACTGTTATTAGCATCAACTGAACAATACAATAAGATTAGTATTGAAGAATGTTATCAATTAAATAAAAAGGCCTATTTAAATGGAGAAATAGATTTTATAATTTCTACTGTTACAGGTGTATTGGAAAAACTAAAAGCAGATAATATTCCTTGTGAAATGGTGACGCATGCAGAAATCAGTATTAAAAGTAAATTAAGAAGATTATTAATGCGAAATATTGCTGAGGTAAACAAAAGCAATCAGATTATAGTCATCGCAATCTCGATTGACCGATTACCTTATTCAGCAATTCAAAATTATGATGAGTATTATAATTCAATTCAACAACTAAAGATATACAAGGAAATTTATAAGTTTTCAAAGGCTACACAGTCTGCAATTATGGAAATTGGCAATGGAAATTTTTTGCTTTTTTCTACTAGAAATGTAATTGAAAGAGAAACCGATGGATTTACGAAAATGGATTTAATCGATAAAATAAGAGATACAAAATGTGGTACAATTAGTATGGCTATTGGTTTTGGGGCAACAGCAAATCAAGCTAAGAAAAGTGCTCTAAAAGGGCAATATCATTCACAAAAGCAAGGTGGAAACTGTGCTTTTGTCGTGTTTGACGATAACAATATGTTTATATTAAATAAAAGTGTTACATCAAAAGAAATAAGCGAGAAAGTTGATAAGAGAATTAATGATATTGCTATTAATTCTAAACTTGGAATAAATACAGTATTTAAATTGATTAGAGTTGTTGAACAATATTCAATTGAAGAAATTACGGCAAAAGAATTAGCGCTTTTGTATGGTATCACTCACAGCAGCATGAACAAAATAATATCCAAGCTTGAAGCCTGTAACTATGTCAAGATAATTTCCAATAATAAAATTAATCAACGTGGCCGACCCAGTAGAATTATCAGGTTCAATTTTGGATAAAGATTTTTGACCAAGATAATGCATCTAGGCAAGGGGACAGGGGGAGACAATGTCGTCAACTTAAGAAAAATAAAAATATATGGACTTTCTTAAAAATAATTATAAACAGCTCTACAAATAGAAATGTGATTTTTAGACATACTA
It encodes:
- a CDS encoding ABC transporter substrate-binding protein, which codes for MKRNLKIIRTAITKDIVTFNPQRYDSITNAEMIRLCSGRLYSTIPNEDFSSYVLKGEIADGEPIQVDQLGKVWRIVINRNAKWDDGTPITSEDIIHTFKSMFDPILQNPKSSNLISSHITILNAKEYFNQRNKQEIVKWDDVGVKKIDEFTVELETVESHDSIEVMMHFVNAASSIVRKETHSLYTNNGNTDYGNDVLKFSSSGPYILREWVKGKKIRFIKNPYYIYEEHIKLDEFHVIIEPDEKKCIEYYNYDLIDYIEISKSNLCMIDEDEQVIVAPHKIINGISINTSNPNQAILKNKKFRNALYYGINRLELANILGEVPANYYLSTARIIDRKNGKSYRSTKKAQELVEENHSYNKVFAIQQFEEALRETSVNKVSITLLCPNEANSKVIADYLKASFEEIFSGRLALKIEIVDFLDMRKKMKMWEEDSGSYELGFCGWGGSTLAPWNALKYFTSNYPQKNEPFSNADFDELFYRASYGDQRFESNERLDITCAMEKILMDEKPYIPVTEKTVYYIKKQYVKLSFDHYIPVIGFGFKYCDIED
- a CDS encoding amidohydrolase family protein, which encodes MYDIAIINGSIIDGTGSTIQKRNLYIKNDIIEIISSEIYKAKYVIDASGLAVSPGFIDIHTHSDISALFDNTMESKILQGVTLELAGNCGNSSAPAVGELEAHNYKQGYNLHSITEVPDNESIGKLGSQMERVGITNNYASLVGHSTLRKAIVGEAFRDSTDEEIEAMCSLLEKQIIEGAFGISFGLIYAPSSFAKKEELIALAKIVSKYQGIVAFHMRNEGAGIFEALDECIEIAQLSGAQIQISHLKLSHKSVHLMAGKVLDKIERARSRGVKIYCDQYPYRASSTSLKVLLPPWALDGGVEQALNRLINEKGEITKELDAKILQRGGASNIFINNTFGRCPEYEEKYLNEILEERGWSEVECIKNILIDCKLRVSAIYFTMDDEDVYRFLKQEDIAVSSDGRSFTLNTDKLKGNPHPRNFGAFPRALKLMRDRKLLPLELAIHKMTSLPASILGISDRGIIQEGKIADLVIFNPETIEDTASFKQAASKPKGIVYVIVNGQIVVKEGNVVKSGTGRFIKKSLGGYNG
- a CDS encoding M20 family metallopeptidase translates to MDSYNVVNKWIDQNSTPLLDLSDKIWSFSEMKFEEYKSADATKKIMKENGFEIHENVAGLETAFICSYGSGSPVIGFLGEYDALDGLSQQADVFHRSNEGSDLSGHGCGHNLLGASCALAVIAIKEYMINNRLEGTIKLFGCPGEEGGSGKTFMAREGIFDDLDAAITWHPKNQNSVTNSSSLANIQSKFRFKGKSAHAGGAPHLGRSALDAVELMHVGVNYLREHVIQDARLHYAITNTGGVSPNVVQADAETVHYVRAPEMSAVNSIYERVCNIARGAALMTDTSVEIEIIKATSNTIINSTLNRVMDQVYSELGEISYNADDYEYANKYMETLSEEDIKHVINVVKRNMTTENFMQNKETLMNSSLLPFHVTLKEREVVRKGSTDVADVSWIVPTVQAGVVCYAKGTPGHSWQKVAQGKSSIAKKGLIYSSKVMALTALKLLDNPLILEAAKRELQNRVGPTGYICPIPENVFPSKI